One Micromonas commoda chromosome 7, complete sequence genomic window carries:
- a CDS encoding predicted protein: MVLERYPSSTGDARVTRARRESGGTHGGGAGFSRVALFFIVLCLAPRATRGQWQSPGESCSSDSDCYNHKMCAGGVCCFADRWSNGMQNCTQCDAAESAFCTECDEGYEIYYGRCRQICDSATQYRDGTYDCRAKGNAGSRCWGNNDECLSNSCKGNYCCSDTAVAQGCGICTSGNGACSTLKNAGESCSSDSDCYNHKMCAGGVCCFADRWSNGMQNCTQCDAAESAFCTECDEGYEIYYGRCRQICDSATQYRDGTYDCRAKGNAGSRCWGNNDECLSNSCKGNYCCSDTAVAQGCGICTSGNGACSTLKNAGESCSSDSDCYNHKMCAGGVCCFADRWSNGMQNCTQCDAAESAFCTECDEGYEIYYGRCRQICDSATQYRDGTYDCRAKGNAGSRCWGNNDECLSGLCGQNNYCCDCDAATADESGECCSFCTQGSGTCVARSPTATCPSGQCLNDTYVGGSPVSSGQSPAGNNNSSAGKNNSSGCSSTKLLAAGGDSITYYGDYTIHTFTSNGTFQVTHAGLTSVELLVVGGGGGGFEYYGGGGGGGQVVNRTGRAVAIQAYNVIIGRGGNGGDFSTGTDGGSSSFEDVSAAGGRLNRQPLSYGGYSGSGNPGGTSSYGCCGGGGGGAGAVGGVPSGGAAITGGNGGDGLPSDINGTTTFYGGGGGGKSEGYYGGDGGRGGGGKGYSSWHVEGITPAQSGLPSTGGGGGGSPTGSPAGSGGSGVVIVRYKQLPVCVNQEQQCGTDYYHDGSDCVKCPAGTTRQPGAANKCTPSGSGNVDNGNNGGSGNSPAPAPAESKKRQAEERAKKMNAGITDPMQKKKADLLAAAAIGGNKVKKLKFAQPVQAASPDDACAQAYDKAGVRSSLGACVATQTSSSGRRLVASQYDVELLFSSAEVDDAALTEAVNSLKANGLESTTSSVDPIEELKIIPGVDVTELASFETDAKAAAEEAEAQSPPEAAPPPPPSPPPPLVLDDDDHAPGRAGALLVTAFATLACVLFV; this comes from the coding sequence ATGGTTCTCGAACGATAtccgtcctcgacgggcgacgcccgcgtgacacgtgcccgccgcgagtCGGGGGGGACgcacgggggcggcgcgggctttTCCCGTGTCGCCCTCTTCTTTATCGTCCTgtgcctcgcgccccgcgcgacaCGAGGGCAGTGGCAAAGTCCAGGCGAGAGCTGCAGCTCGGACTCCGATTGCTACAACCATAAAATGTGTGCCGGCGGAGTGTGTTGCTTTGCCGATCGATGGAGCAACGGCATGCAGAACTGCACACAGTGCGATGCAGCAGAATCGGCCTTTTGTACAGAGTGTGATGAGGGTTATGAGATCTATTACGGCAGATGCAGGCAGATATGTGACAGCGCAACGCAGTACCGAGATGGTACCTACGATTGCAGAGCGAAGGGCAATGCGGGCTCACGGTGTTGGGGCAACAACGACGAATGCCTGTCAAACAGTTGCAAAGGGAACTATTGCTGTAGCGACACAGCAGTGGCTCAGGGCTGCGGAATTTGCACATCAGGCAACGGGGCTTGCTCCACCTTGAAGAATGCAGGCGAGAGCTGCAGCTCGGACTCCGATTGCTACAACCATAAAATGTGTGCCGGCGGAGTGTGTTGCTTTGCCGATCGATGGAGCAACGGCATGCAGAACTGCACACAGTGCGATGCAGCAGAATCGGCCTTTTGTACAGAGTGCGATGAGGGTTATGAGATCTATTACGGCAGATGCAGGCAGATATGTGACAGCGCAACGCAGTACCGAGATGGTACCTACGATTGCAGAGCGAAGGGCAATGCGGGCTCACGGTGTTGGGGCAACAACGACGAATGCCTGTCAAACAGTTGCAAAGGGAACTATTGCTGTAGCGACACAGCAGTGGCTCAGGGCTGCGGAATTTGCACATCAGGCAACGGGGCTTGCTCCACCTTGAAGAATGCAGGCGAGAGCTGCAGCTCGGACTCCGATTGCTACAACCATAAAATGTGTGCCGGCGGAGTGTGTTGCTTTGCCGATCGATGGAGCAACGGCATGCAGAACTGCACACAGTGCGATGCAGCAGAATCGGCCTTTTGTACAGAGTGCGATGAGGGTTATGAGATCTATTACGGCAGATGCAGGCAGATATGTGACAGCGCAACGCAGTACCGAGATGGTACCTACGATTGCAGAGCGAAGGGCAATGCGGGCTCACGGTGTTGGGGCAACAACGACGAATGCCTGTCTGGGCTCTGCGGCCAGAACAACTATTGTTGCgactgcgacgcggcgacggctgaCGAAAGCGGAGAGTGCTGCTCTTTCTGCACACAGGGCAGCGGAACTTGTGTAGCGCGCAGCCCAACTGCAACCTGCCCATCCGGCCAATGCCTGAACGACACGTACGTCGGAGGCTCGCCCGTCTCGAGCGGCCAATCACCCGCGGGCAACAACAACTCGAGCGCCGGAAAAAACAACTCGAGCGGCTGTTCGTCCAccaagctcctcgccgccggcggcgacagcaTCACCTACTACGGCGACTACACCATCCACACGTTCACGTCTAACGGCACGTTCCAGGTCACGCACGCGGGACTGACCTCCGTGGAACTGCTGGtcgtgggaggcggcggcgggggctttGAGTATTACGGAggaggtggtggtggtgggcAGGTTGTGAACAGAACCGGAAGAGCGGTCGCGATTCAGGCTTACAACGTCATAATTGGCAGAGGCGGCAATGGCGGTGATTTCAGTACAGGCACAGACGGGGGGTCGAGCTCCTTTGAGGATGTATCTGCTGCGGGCGGTCGCTTGAATCGCCAACCATTATCCTATGGTGGATACAGTGGCTCTGGAAATCCTGGTGGAACTTCTTCATACGGCTGTtgtggtggtggtggcggcggcgcaggggCTGTTGGCGGTGTCCCGTCTGGTGGTGCGGCAATAACTGGCGGAAATGGCGGAGATGGACTTCCATCTGATATCAACGGCACTACGACCTTTTACGGTGGGGGCGGTGGTGGTAAAAGCGAGGGCTATtatggcggcgacggcggacggggcggaGGTGGAAAAGGTTATTCCAGCTGGCATGTGGAGGGCATAACACCCGCACAATCAGGATTGCCTAGCACGGgtggtggcggaggcggaagCCCTACAGGGAGCCCTGCTGGTTCGGGgggctccggcgtcgtcatcgtccgctACAAGCAACTCCCTGTCTGCGTGAACCAGGAGCAGCAGTGCGGCACCGATTACTACCACGATGGTTCGGACTGCGTAAAGTGTCCGGCGGGCACGACGAGGCAACCCGGCGCGGCCAACAAGTGCACACCATCTGGCTCGGGGAATGTCGACAACGGCAACaacggcggcagcggcaacagcccagcgccggcgcccgccgagtCTAAGAAACGacaggcggaggagagggcgaAGAAAATGAACGCCGGCATCACCGACCCGATGCAGAAGAAAAAAGCCGacctgctcgccgccgccgccatcggcggcaACAAGGTGAAGAAGCTGAAGTTCGCCCAGCCCGTCCAGGCTGCCTCCCCGGACGACGCATGCGCACAGGCGTACGACAAGGCTGGCGTGAGatccagcctcggcgcgtgcgtcgcgacccagacgtcgtcgtcggggcgtAGGCTCGTTGCTTCCCAgtacgacgtcgagctcctctTCAGCtccgccgaggttgacgacgcggcgctgacggagGCTGTGAACTCCCTCAAGGCGAACGGTCTGgagtcgacgacgtcaagcGTGGACCCtatcgaggagctcaagatcatcccgggcgtggacgtcacGGAGCTCGCGAGTTTCGAGACCGACGCaaaggctgcggcggaggaggccgaggcgcagtcgccgccggaggcggcaccgccgccgccgccctcgccgccgccgccgctcgtcttggacgatgacgatcacgcgccggggcgagcgggcgcgctcctcgtgacggcgttcgcgacgctcgcgtgcGTCCTGTTCGTGTAA